A segment of the Candidatus Doudnabacteria bacterium genome:
TTTTTGAAGTGAATAAGATTCCGTCCAAATGGTCCACCTCATGCTGGATGACGCGCGCCAAGAGGCCATCCGCCTTAAAAGCGTGGTTGACGCCTTGCAGGTTCTGAGCCTCAACTTTAATATTTTCCGGGCGTTTGACCATGCCGTATATTCCGGGGATCGAAAGGCAGCCTTCTTCCATTTCCACTTTTTTCCATGATCTTCTGGAAATTTTTGGATTGATCAGAGCAAATGGAGCCAATCCCAAGTGCTCCAGATTAATGATGCAAAGTCGGATCGATTTGCCGATCTGAGGGGCAGCGAGGCCTATCCCATTTGCAGCTCTGCAAGTTGCGATCATTTCAGCAACCAGTTTTTTAACCGAAGAGTCTACATCCTTGATCAAGGATGTTTTTTTCGTCAGTATAGGGTCCGGTATTGTAACGATCTTAAGCATTTCTTTCATTATTAGATTTTTTTATCAGGAAAGCAAACAAAGCGCCGGGTTTCTTTGGCTTTTGTTCCAAGACCTCGCCGGCCAGACGGCGCAAAAAATCATGGTTGTAACTTGTGGCCATCTTCAAATAAAAACCAAAATGTTTTCTATCCGAAAATTTATTTGAAAGTTCATCCGCCAGCGCGTGGGCAGGGGAGTGGATATGCTGTTCTTTGCGCTTTTTAAGATAATCTTTTTCAACTTTCATCGGCCTAATCATAACAGAATTGTGTTATAATTTAAAGACATTATGCGCATATTCACTGCAATCCCGCTGCCTAGGCAAACCAAAGACAGCATTTCGGAAATGCTTCGCGGACGTTTACCGATCCCGTATATTAACACGACCGACCTGCACATTACCCTTAATTTTTTTGGCGAGCTGTCGGATGCGCAGGTTGAGAAGGTCAAGAACGATTTTTCCCGGTTCACAAGTGATCAAAATGGATTTCAAATTGAATTTGACTCTATCAAAAAGATCAATCACCAATTGCACCTGGCGGTAAAGCCATCAAAAGAACTTATGGAACTTCAAACAAAGATGGAAAAGGAATATGTGTCAGTTGGGTTTACATTCCAGGACCGGGCTTTCTACCCTCATGTAAAACTGGGCAACCTCCATATGGATAATGTTATGAACCGGCAGCGCAAAATGGAAAATTTTCCCAATCAGGAACTGTCAAAGGTAAATTTCCGCGCAGTAGAAATCGCCCTTTACGAAAGCAAATTATTGCTTCACCATCCCAAGCATATTTTGCTGTTGGAGTCCCACCTGGCATGAAAATAAACGTCGGCGGCGTAAATATTGACAATGTCACCAAATCAGAAGCGATCGAGAGAATTGATGGGTTCATCAAAAGCGGCGAACCTCACTACGTAGTCACGCCGTACTCGGAAATGATCGTTTTCGCCTCAAACAGCGAAAACTACCGCCAGGTTTTGAATGCGGCTGACCTGTCGCTCGCTGACGGGGTCGGAATTTTATGGGCGGCAAAATATCTCTCGCTTAAAAACACATTTTTTTCAGTGTTCATAAGTTTGGCTGCTATTGTTTTTGATCCCAATTATATCCGTTCCGTCATCCGCGAACAGATCACAGGCAGCCGCCTTATTTACGACTTGGCAGAATTAGCGCAAGAAAAAAATTATAGCGTGGCCCTAGTAGGAGGACAGGGAAATGTCGCAGCGCAAGCGGCCTATGAATTGAAAAAACTTTACCCAAACCTGAACATCAAGCTGGCGCTCTCTGGGCGGCCTTTTGACGCACAGATCGTTAAAGAGATTACCGACAGCAATTCTGATATACTGCTAGTGGCCTACTCGCCGCCGAAACAAGAGATCTGGCTGGCCCAAAACCTGCAAAATTTGAACAATAAAGTGGCAATTGGGCTGGGCGGGACATTTGACTATCTGGCGGGAATTAGGCGGCCAGCGCCTAATTTTATGCATTATACGGGTTTGGAGTGGCTATGGCGGCTGATGACGCAGCCCTGGCGCTTCAAGCGGATGTGGAACGCGGTCCCTGTTTTCATTTGGAAGATCTATATATTTAAATTAAAACATAATGCCGCAAGAAGTACGAACTAGATTTGCCCCGAGCCCGACGGGATTTCTGCATGTTGGGGTGCTGCGCACCGCTCTGTATAATTTTTTATTTGCGCGGAAAAACAACGGCAAGTTTATTTTGCGAATTGAGGATACTGATCAGAAAAGAACGGTTCCCGGAGCTTTGGAAAACATCACTCAAACTCTGACTGATTTCACTCTCGTCCCGGATGAAGGCCCGTACTGGGAAAATAGCGTCAAAGAACGCGGCGACAAAGGCCCGTACTTCCAGTCAAAGCGCTTGGATATTTATAAAAAATTTGCTGAACAGCTGGTTGAAAGCAATCATGCCTATTTTTGTTTCTGTACGACCGAGCGGTTGGAGGAGCTGCACAAACAGCAGGAAGCAGCGCATGAACCTCCAAAATATGACAAGCTTTGCCTTAAGCTTTCAAAAGAAGAAATTAAAGCTAAGCTGGAAGCAAATCAACCGCACGTTATCCGGTTAAATGTCCCGGCTGACCAAAAGATCAGGTTTACTGATCTGGTGCACGGGGAAATAGAGATTTCCAGCAACGAGGTTGATGATCAGGTGCTTTTGAAATCGGACGGATTTCCGACCTACCATTTGGCGAATGTCATCGATGACCATCTCATGGAGATCACTCATGTCATCCGCGGCGATGAGTGGATCCCTTCCACTCCTAAACATATCTTATTGTACGCGGCTTTTGGTTGGGAATCTCCTCAGTTCGTCCATTTGCCTTTGCTTCTGTCAAAGACGCGGAAAAAATTATCCAAGCGCGAGGGAGATGTGGCAGTTAAAGATTTTCTTGAGCAGGGTTATTTGCCGGAAGCACTTTTAAATTTCGTCGCACTGCTTGGCTGGAATCCGAAAACCGAACAGGAAATTTTTTCGTTACTGGAGCTGGTCCAGCAGTTCTCGCTTGATAAAATAAACAAGGCTGGCGCCGTTTTTGACCTTGATAAACTGGATTGGCTCAACAGCATATACATCAGGCGGATGAAGGTAGAAGAACTGTTCGCGCGGATCGTTCCTTATCTGGTCAAAGCGGGAATCAAAACAGCTGATTATCCGAAGGAATTCCTTGAAAAGATCCTGCTTCTGGAACAGGAACGGCTGAAGAAGCTGTCCGAGATAGGGGAGAGGGTCAAATATTTCTTTGAGGAGCCGAAATACGAGCCCGCTCTCCTGATCTGGAAAAAATCCGACAAAAAAATAATTTTGAATAATTTGGAAAGTTTGCAGATTTTCCTGCAATCTTTGCCTGCAGAAAAATTCAAGAAAGAGATTTTGGAAGCTGAAGTCAAAAAATTCATTGAGACGAATCAGCTGAAAACCGGAGAAGTGCTGTGGCCCTTGCGAGCGGCTTTAACCGGACAGCAAGCCTCGCCCGGCCCTTTTGAGATCATGGATGCTTTTGCAGTTTTGCCCGGAGGCAAAGAAATCATCATAAAACGCATAAGCAACGCAACCGAAGCCCTGTTTTAGTCTTTACAAGGTTCGTTTAATCTGCTACAATATGCGGACAATGTTCAATTATTTGAAACAAAATAACAACTCATGGAAAACATTGATTTCATGCTTGCTGATTGTTGGCGTTGTTGTGGCTTTCAGCTCAGACCCTAAAGCCGCGGGTCAGACCGCTGATGATCTGTCCCAGCAAAAACAGGACAAGCAAGCGCAGCTGGATGCAGTTCTTAAAAAGATCGCCGATTATTCCACTGAGATCAAACAGGCCCAGTCCCAGGCCAACACGCTGAAAAACGCTTTGAACATCATAAATCTTCAGATCGCGGAAACCACAGCCCAGATCGAAGCCACTTCCGACAAGATCGACGCTGCAAATCTGGAGATCGCCGATGTCACGGATAAGATCGTTCAAACCCAAGCCAGTATCGCTAAAGAAAAAACCGTCCT
Coding sequences within it:
- the def gene encoding peptide deformylase yields the protein MKEMLKIVTIPDPILTKKTSLIKDVDSSVKKLVAEMIATCRAANGIGLAAPQIGKSIRLCIINLEHLGLAPFALINPKISRRSWKKVEMEEGCLSIPGIYGMVKRPENIKVEAQNLQGVNHAFKADGLLARVIQHEVDHLDGILFTSKMNRKTSGNPDEKM
- a CDS encoding WecB/TagA/CpsF family glycosyltransferase — its product is MKINVGGVNIDNVTKSEAIERIDGFIKSGEPHYVVTPYSEMIVFASNSENYRQVLNAADLSLADGVGILWAAKYLSLKNTFFSVFISLAAIVFDPNYIRSVIREQITGSRLIYDLAELAQEKNYSVALVGGQGNVAAQAAYELKKLYPNLNIKLALSGRPFDAQIVKEITDSNSDILLVAYSPPKQEIWLAQNLQNLNNKVAIGLGGTFDYLAGIRRPAPNFMHYTGLEWLWRLMTQPWRFKRMWNAVPVFIWKIYIFKLKHNAARSTN
- the thpR gene encoding RNA 2',3'-cyclic phosphodiesterase, with protein sequence MRIFTAIPLPRQTKDSISEMLRGRLPIPYINTTDLHITLNFFGELSDAQVEKVKNDFSRFTSDQNGFQIEFDSIKKINHQLHLAVKPSKELMELQTKMEKEYVSVGFTFQDRAFYPHVKLGNLHMDNVMNRQRKMENFPNQELSKVNFRAVEIALYESKLLLHHPKHILLLESHLA
- the gltX gene encoding glutamate--tRNA ligase — its product is MPQEVRTRFAPSPTGFLHVGVLRTALYNFLFARKNNGKFILRIEDTDQKRTVPGALENITQTLTDFTLVPDEGPYWENSVKERGDKGPYFQSKRLDIYKKFAEQLVESNHAYFCFCTTERLEELHKQQEAAHEPPKYDKLCLKLSKEEIKAKLEANQPHVIRLNVPADQKIRFTDLVHGEIEISSNEVDDQVLLKSDGFPTYHLANVIDDHLMEITHVIRGDEWIPSTPKHILLYAAFGWESPQFVHLPLLLSKTRKKLSKREGDVAVKDFLEQGYLPEALLNFVALLGWNPKTEQEIFSLLELVQQFSLDKINKAGAVFDLDKLDWLNSIYIRRMKVEELFARIVPYLVKAGIKTADYPKEFLEKILLLEQERLKKLSEIGERVKYFFEEPKYEPALLIWKKSDKKIILNNLESLQIFLQSLPAEKFKKEILEAEVKKFIETNQLKTGEVLWPLRAALTGQQASPGPFEIMDAFAVLPGGKEIIIKRISNATEALF